In Tubulanus polymorphus chromosome 2, tnTubPoly1.2, whole genome shotgun sequence, a single window of DNA contains:
- the LOC141899569 gene encoding threonine synthase-like 2, with protein sequence MKYCSIRSDKYKGLTFEEAIFKGFPDDAGLILPEEIPTVTDEQLCAWSKLSYPGVVKEIASLFIDETEIPRTTLNGLIDKAFTKFRHPEITPLVQLKDGVQIFELFHGQTMAFKDLALSCVGQFLEFYLTRNKRHFVALVGTSGDTGSSAIEGVRGLNSVDIIVILPKGRCSAIQELQMTTAISDNVHVYRLDGTSDDLDEPISKCFMDKDFVDRYGIFSINSVNWARIMVQISHFVYAYLQAKVDRDTVVEIVVPSGGCGNITAGCIARLMGVPIKLVAAVNVNDIVCRFINNGDFTKCQTVTPTVAPSMDIQYPYNVPRLIYLLSNRNTKLLNQLIKEHEADGKMSIPSDLLEKIKSIFSAFRCDDELIKKTIKRCYEENEYILCPHTAVGMAYHYHQLSLGINEPNFKRIVVATASPEKFPEVAREAGISVPQSVEIRSLYEKPTRYIDMEKGQDWEHILRTKIMEIHEMRQNKIDHDKN encoded by the exons ATGAAGTATTGCAGTATTAGATCCGATAAATACAAAGGTCTGACATTTGAAGAGGCGATTTTCAAAGGTTTTCCAGATGATGCTGGACTAATCTTACCAGAAGAG ATCCCGACTGTAACAGATGAACAGTTATGTGCTTGGTCGAAACTATCGTACCCAGGTGTCGTCAAAGAAATCGCTAGCTTATTTATCGACGAGACTGAAATACCGAGAACGACTTTAAATG GTTTGATAGATAAAGCTTTTACCAAATTCAGACATCCTGAAATCACGCCACTGGTTCAACTGAAAGATGGAGTTCAAATATTCGAATTGTTTCACGGCCAGACGATGGCGTTCAAAGATCTGGCGTTATCTTGCGTCGGTCAGTTTTTGGAATTCTATCTTACTCGAAATAAACGGCACTTCGTCGCACTTGTCG GCACGTCTGGTGACACCGGAAGTTCCGCCATTGAAGGGGTTCGTGGCCTGAATTCGGTTGACATCATAGTCATCTTGCCGAAAGGAAGATGTTCTGCGATTCAAGAATTACAAATGACTACTGCCATTTCAGATAATGTCCACGTGTATAGGC TTGATGGCACTTCCGATGACCTAGATGAACCTATTAGCAAATGTTTCATGGATAAAGACTTTGTCGATAGATATGGTATATTTAGTATAAATTCGGTTAACTGGGCTCGCATAATGGTACAAATAAGTCATTTCGTCTATGCGTATTTACAG GCAAAAGTCGATCGTGATACGGTTGTAGAAATAGTGGTACCAAGTGGCGGTTGCGGAAATATTACAG CTGGGTGCATTGCTAGACTGATGGGGGTGCCTATTAAACTAGTTGCTGCTGTGAATGTAAATGACATCGTTTGTCGGTTCATTAATAACGGAGATTTCACAAAATGTCAGACCGTAACCCCGACTGTTGCGCCATCTATGGACATACAG TATCCGTACAACGTGCCGCGATTGATCTATCTACTTTCGAATAGAAATACAAAACTCCTTAATCAACTTATAAAAGAACACGAAGCCGATGGTAAAATGAGTATACCCAGCGATTTGCTTGAGAAG ATTAAGAGCATATTTTCGGCATTTCGTTGCGACGATGAACTAATAAAGAAAACGATCAAAAGATGTTACGAAGAAAATGAATACATACTCTGTCCCCACACTGCAGTTGGCATGGCGTACCACTACCATCAGCTTTCGCTAGG GATTAACGAACCGAATTTCAAACGGATTGTCGTAGCGACGGCGTCACCTGAGAAATTTCCGGAAGTGGCACGAGAGGCCGGTATATCCGTTCCGCAGTCGGTTGAAATACGATCGTTATATGAAAAGCCGACGAGATACATCGATATGGAGAAAGGCCAAGATTGGGAACACATTCTGCGCACGAAAATTATGGAAATTCATGAAATGCGTCAGAATAAAATCGACCATGACAAAAATTGA
- the LOC141899568 gene encoding C-type mannose receptor 2-like, producing MLRRIQYNFFIECFVIFLISHLGATTTPDKRGKCPKGKIQFGSSCYDVGFKRLQIASAKSQCVGNNKDGYLVEIGTEEEHYYLIRAITELLRKHPTNHIQFWTGGSRISSAWTWHSRVEGASAAVDGDGQSAHYIPITDNHFQDWRPFEPSQEGMEPVATMKVARNVWGWNDVYSDSRFCLRYICEKSLDKKMGVCEKRWHRFDDHCYYFSYREHLHAKAKRKCQERSSHLVSINSREENEFIKDQIRRHTFGDGPSRYEEWWIGAERFGGAGGTHWLWDVTDRITETYSKWLAVPDTSDRRLPLAYLVLVFYGEEWWWTTEFNWVRLPFICESAPDKIATKDHFKLRCYGEFKQFRRSCYLFVKMYFTRHQAEVNCMNRGGRLVSIKSKHEMKFLMSELDKFGPMKYNKWWTGGLYTDFKWMWSDEYQNIQGGKGKDQFMAWMSGEPNNFGGDEKHISLRMDFDEWGWNDVSGSGVVRIPYICEFPATPFSSDVFNQECMVDKMGDEYVGNLSVTLDETPCQRWDKQWPNRHSFVDSNFPDESVSDAGNHCRNPDKKPEGPWCFLSDTRRGNWMFCDVPLCSEVEGHSHGGH from the exons ATGCTGAGGAGGATCCAATACAATTTCTTCATCGAgtgttttgtcatttttctcatATCTCACCTCGGAGCGACAACAACTCCAGATAAGAGGG GGAAATGTCCAAAGGGGAAAATTCAGTTCGGTTCGAGTTGCTATGATGTCGGTTTTAAACGGCTTCAGATAGCTAGCGCGAAATCGCAATGTGTCGGAAACAACAAAGACGGGTACCTGGTCGAAATAGGAACCGAGGAAGAACACTACTATCTGATACGTGCCATAACGGAACTGCTACGCAAACATCCGACTAATCACATTCAGTTTTGGACCGGGGGTTCGAGAATAAGTTCGGCTTGGACATGGCATTCTCGAGTAGAAGGCGCATCGGCTGCCGTGGACGGAGACGGGCAAAGCGCTCACTATATACCGATAACAGACAATCACTTTCAGGACTGGAGACCGTTTGAACCGTCGCAAGAAGGAATGGAACCAGTGGCGACGATGAAAGTAGCCAGGAATGTTTGGGGTTGGAACGATGTATATTCCGACTCGCGTTTCTGCCTCAGATACATCTGCGAGAAATCATTAGATAAGAAAATGGGCG TTTGCGAAAAGCGTTGGCACCGTTTCGATGACCATTGTTACTATTTTTCCTATCGGGAACATTTGCACGCAAAAGCCAAACGTAAGTGTCAGGAGCGGAGTTCGCATTTAGTTTCCATCAATTCGCGGGAGGAAAATGAGTTCATTAAAGATCAGATCAGGCGCCACACGTTCGGAGACGGTCCATCGAGGTACGAGGAATGGTGGATCGGAGCGGAACGATTCGGCGGTGCTGGAGGTACCCACTGGCTCTGGGACGTTACTGATAGAATAA CGGAAACATACAGTAAATGGCTAGCCGTCCCCGACACTAGCGACAGAAGACTTCCGTTAGCGTATCTCGTACTCGTCTTCTACGGAGAAGAATGGTGGTGGACAACTGAATTCAACTGGGTACGACTTCCGTTCATCTGCGAATCGGCACCGGACAAAATAGCAACGAAAGACCATTTTAAACTCC GATGTTATGGGGAATTTAAACAGTTCCGACGAAGTTGCTACCTGTTTGTGAAAATGTACTTCACGCGCCATCAAGCGGAAGTGAACTGTATGAATCGAGGCGGCCGACTAGTGTCGATTAAAAGCAAACACGAAATGAAGTTCTTGATGTCGGAACTGGATAAATTTGGTccaatgaaatataataaatggtGGACTGGTGGGTTGTACACAGATTTCAAATGGATGTGGTCGgatgaatatcaaaatatacaaG GTGGAAAAGGCAAGGACCAGTTTATGGCATGGATGTCAGGTGAGCCGAATAATTTCGGCGGTGATGAAAAGCACATCAGTCTACGAATGGATTTTGACGAATGGGGTTGGAATGACGTGTCCGGTTCCGGGGTTGTCAGAATTCCATACATCTGTGAATTTCCGGCAACGCCTTTCA GCAGTGATGTCTTTAACCAAGAATGCATGGTCGACAAAATGGGCGACGAATACGTCGGAAACCTGAGCGTCACGTTAGATGAAACGCCGTGTCAAAGATGGGACAAACAATGGCCGAATCGGCACTCGTTCGTCGACAGTAATTTCCCAGATGAAAGCGTTAGCGACGCTGGAAACCACTGTCGGAATCCCGACAAAAAACCGGAGGGACCTTGGTGTTTTCTGTCGGATACAAGACGGGGTAATTGGATGTTTTGTGACGTACCACTTTGTTCAG AAGTTGAAGGACATAGTCACGGTGGGCATTGA
- the LOC141900272 gene encoding uncharacterized protein LOC141900272 → MDVYFFSQAKLGRKAKRFRKDIEELPQSLRFAHLNPKVAAYLVNKERRSSIGDEADAILDATDNHKHQSLLPNIKETVTEIKHELDRTNVHDEDVSASLYKGCKTQSPTVIMQIATLLRYLQGHKIRISKTLEYHLLASYGDLVANAVYVYRQWQTKAARDAYEKERQRQERKEEEKERERSESEKESEKEREVDVASVVNHGKEAPEKNADKPVVKKNSKKLTKVNLADIMEVETEDTQDPPPAHNSKENVPSLNVTQVTKKHNSRTVASQRISKSSGRSSLERQHGDWLAVPVHRMGKRGSRAERGLSISSRDDLSTIGDYHSESSRISNAGHAGYYMSIISFALSSKACEEKGWILHSDKPDEKETVLEWAQHRLRLALHQIQEQEERSKEQGFDKPLENRYYGDAKKEALAKYQRRNVPNQKEMSPVLIEGIYPVIPSFMVEIEPDPGQVLCSTSTTDGTKSIFYPSGRLAIMISPVGIGKPGVYINAYDDTDEKTQLASFTPSGRVTCFHKNGVARFLATEKYAHIANVDGAITRKWKWPQNPNTKLPLTVVINMNNELSFRCMNQSSMQFIFSCQKETITWCVAPTPGAVEPKEREDFGHLMSNTHFTSQTAKEFNKSHKLRTQQQKPKVSRVYTNKQKDKIKSQLSEMKNQSDTADQYVSEYERELARLQTKVKVLTEDWLEFYRTAVGMKSPISKLTQDRGEANPKRISRSPHGAPPSLAVPPLSVTDENKAATSSVERIDASEQSLNSKINQTNATEDAAGDSQASLKTDTSFDYSLKSQIPGIIEVPPSPSSIPLIRGSTSAISSAKSRITSAIRLHRSNGWACPIALRKEILGEGDVNCRCHRYKIPYVMDVEFDEFIGRYVCEKQLLVISVVSSLYPESNTSQHMLEVLYSELNKNRTHPCLQSTGDPFRIFLYDIASAAELSNCTKPLLLRRHNAAAGMFLIYQRGNLVFCDHIWNGYGNARKDFYKQMMKTKQDALMGSCLPRDFRFSPSKGHRGKRSAWGGEIGGAGVDKHGSPGLSIESTMMPDTSRPASASSTSSDSREVLRPSFQIRSLTSGGFYPPLTPLPSGLPIQRAVTAPLHNKTNVLRKSAPVR, encoded by the coding sequence ATGGACGTTTATTTCTTCAGTCAAGCGAAACTCGGTCGCAAGGCCAAACGATTTCGCAAGGATATAGAAGAACTGCCGCAAAGCCTGAGATTTGCCCATCTGAACCCGAAAGTAGCTGCCTATCTAGTCAATAAAGAACGACGGTCGTCAATTGGGGATGAAGCTGATGCTATACTTGACGCTACGGACAATCACAAACATCAAAGTTTACTACCAAACATAAAGGAAACAGTCACTGAAATCAAGCATGAACTTGACAGAACGAACGTTCACGACGAAGACGTGTCCGCTTCCCTTTACAAAGGATGTAAAACTCAATCCCCCACAGTGATCATGCAGATTGCTACCCTGCTGCGGTATTTACAAGGGCATAAAATCCGCATATCTAAAACACTAGAATATCACCTGTTGGCTTCGTACGGAGATCTGGTGGCGAATGCTGTCTATGTATATCGACAATGGCAGACGAAAGCTGCACGAGATGCGTACGAAAAAGAGAGACAACGCCAAGAGCGTaaagaagaagaaaaagaacgCGAAAGGTCCGAATCTGAGAAAGAAtccgaaaaagaaagagaagtTGATGTAGCCAGTGTTGTTAATCATGGGAAAGAAGCCCCGGAAAAGAATGCAGACAAGCCCGTTgttaaaaagaattctaaaaaaCTGACTAAAGTAAATTTGGCCGATATCATGGAGGTCGAAACGGAAGATACTCAAGACCCACCTCCAGCCCATAACTCGAAAGAAAACGTCCCATCATTAAATGTTACGCAGGTGACTAAAAAACATAATTCCCGAACCGTTGCTTCCCAGCGTATATCCAAATCCAGCGGGCGTTCATCGTTGGAGCGTCAGCATGGAGACTGGCTGGCCGTACCTGTGCATAGAATGGGTAAACGAGGTTCACGCGCAGAGCGCGGACTTAGCATCAGTAGTCGTGACGATCTATCAACAATTGGAGATTATCATTCCGAAAGTAGCCGCATATCAAACGCAGGTCACGCGGGCTATTACATGTCAATAATATCGTTCGCTTTGTCATCAAAAGCATGCGAAGAAAAAGGCTGGATTTTACACAGCGACAAACCGGATGAGAAGGAGACGGTTTTAGAATGGGCGCAACATCGACTGCGGTTAGCTCTACATCAGATACAAGAACAAGAAGAAAGGTCAAAAGAACAGGGATTCGATAAGCCGCTCGAAAATCGATATTATGGTGATGCCAAAAAGGAAGCCTTAGCCAAATACCAGCGTCGAAATGTGCCAAATCAGAAAGAAATGTCACCCGTTCTCATTGAAGGAATATATCCAGTTATTCCGTCGTTTATGGTCGAGATTGAACCAGATCCTGGACAGGTCTTGTGTTCAACGTCGACAACAGACGGTACGAAGTCGATTTTCTATCCATCCGGTAGGCTGGCGATAATGATCAGTCCCGTTGGTATCGGAAAACCCGGCGTGTACATCAATGCCTACGATGACACTGATGAAAAAACGCAACTTGCTAGCTTTACTCCAAGCGGACGGGTTACCTGCTTCCACAAAAATGGCGTGGCTCGATTTCTTGCCACGGAAAAATACGCCCATATAGCTAACGTCGATGGTGCGATAACGAGAAAATGGAAATGGCCACAGAATCCAAATACGAAGCTACCATTGACTGTTgtgataaatatgaataacGAGTTGTCATTCCGCTGCATGAATCAATCATCTATGCAATTTATATTCTCCTGCCAAAAAGAAACTATTACATGGTGTGTTGCCCCCACACCCGGTGCCGTTGAGCCAAAAGAACGCGAAGACTTCGGTCACTTGATGTCGAATACTCATTTTACATCACAAACGGCTAAAGAATTTAACAAATCTCACAAATTACGAACGCAGCAACAGAAGCCAAAAGTTAGTAGAGTttatacaaataaacaaaaggATAAGATCAAAAGCCAACTTTCAGAAATGAAGAACCAGTCCGATACAGCGGACCAATATGTATCGGAGTACGAGCGCGAGTTGGCCAGACTTCAAACCAAAGTAAAAGTTCTAACTGAAGATTGGCTCGAATTCTATCGTACCGCAGTTGGTATGAAGTCACCTATATCGAAGTTGACACAAGATCGAGGGGAAGCTAACCCGAAACGTATCAGTAGATCACCACACGGTGCTCCACCATCACTTGCTGTGCCACCGTTGTCAGTAACGGATGAAAATAAGGCTGCTACATCGTCAGTCGAAAGAATTGATGCTTCCGAACAATCActgaattcaaaaataaatcaaaccaACGCGACAGAAGATGCAGCTGGTGACAGCCAAGCCTCGTTAAAAACGGATACAAGCTTCGATTACTCTTTAAAGTCTCAGATTCCAGGCATAATTGAAGTACCACCTTCACCGTCTAGCATACCGCTCATCCGTGGATCGACCTCGGCGATTAGTTCCGCTAAATCTCGAATCACGTCTGCCATTCGCCTTCATAGGTCAAACGGTTGGGCATGTCCTATTGCGCTGCGTAAGGAGATTCTTGGCGAGGGCGATGTAAATTGTCGGTGTCATCGATACAAGATTCCGTACGTCATGGACGTGGAATTCGACGAGTTTATTGGCAGATACGTGTGCGAAAAGCAGTTACTCGTTATCTCAGTGGTGTCTTCTTTATACCCGGAAAGCAACACCTCTCAACACATGTTAGAAGTACTTTACAGCGAATTGAATAAGAATCGCACCCATCCTTGTCTTCAGTCAACTGGGGACCCTTTCCGCATTTTCCTCTACGACATCGCGTCGGCTGCCGAGTTGTCAAATTGCACGAAGCCTCTACTGCTCAGGCGACATAACGCCGCTGCCGGTATGTTTCTGATATACCAACGTGGTAACCTCGTATTCTGCGATCACATTTGGAACGGATATGGAAATGCGAGAAAAGATTTCTACAAGCAGATGATGAAGACCAAACAAGATGCTTTAATGGGTAGTTGTCTACCGAGAGATTTCCGTTTCAGTCCTTCAAAAGGACATCGCGGTAAACGATCTGCCTGGGGTGGAGAGATCGGAGGCGCTGGGGTCGACAAGCACGGTAGTCCTGGCCTGTCTATAGAGTCGACAATGATGCCTGATACTAGTCGGCCAGCATCAGCCTCGTCGACAAGTTCAGATAGTCGCGAAGTGCTCAGACCGTCGTTTCAAATACGAAGTTTAACATCGGGTGGATTCTATCCTCCTCTCACTCCACTTCCATCAGGTTTACCAATACAGCGCGCTGTTACCGCCCCATTACACAATAAGACCAATGTATTGAGGAAGTCAGCCCCAGTTCGCTGA